One genomic window of Arthrobacter sp. KBS0703 includes the following:
- a CDS encoding class I SAM-dependent methyltransferase: protein MTLLTETSLEPFIALLKAQGLRSVLEVCCGPGDDGIRFVRAGIHYTGVDPFDGNVRYAVSRRLSVSVAEPASLPFADHVFPAIWAVQALAGLTADEADGVVRELERVAAPGAPIAVVLP, encoded by the coding sequence ATGACCTTGCTCACGGAAACCTCACTGGAACCGTTCATCGCCCTGCTCAAGGCGCAGGGCCTTCGCTCCGTGCTGGAGGTGTGCTGCGGCCCGGGCGACGACGGAATCAGGTTCGTCCGGGCGGGCATCCACTACACGGGCGTGGATCCATTCGACGGGAACGTCCGCTATGCCGTTTCCCGCCGGCTGAGCGTCTCGGTGGCGGAACCCGCAAGCCTGCCGTTTGCGGACCATGTCTTCCCGGCTATCTGGGCGGTGCAGGCCTTGGCGGGGCTCACCGCCGACGAGGCGGACGGCGTCGTGCGTGAACTGGAACGCGTGGCCGCGCCAGGCGCGCCAATCGCCGTCGTCCTCCCCTAG
- a CDS encoding amino acid permease translates to MTVPTYTEQRPAAPAGRPGLAAQLLRRKPIGQMVNEAETGHGGPRLVRSFGVLQLTMISVGATLGTGILVILGESVPLAGPAIWISFAIAGFAALLSAVSYAEMAGLVPVAGSSYSYSYATLGEGMAWICGWCLVLEYAVSVAAVAVGAGQYVNETLAVFGQVLPDAISQPPGDGGVMNIPAMVIVLLAMILLIRGARESAWVNTAIVIIKVAILIFFCAVAFTAFNAGNFEPLLPMGAAGVSAAASGVFFSYIGFDAASTAGEEARNPKRDLPRAIMLSMLIVTTIYVLVAVAAVGARPWGWFDGNEAALVKILEETTGQPWIALVFAVGAVLAIASIVLTVLYGQTRILLSMARDGLIPKVFGRVSRRTGTPVAGTLIVGTLVALTAGLVPLGALADATSIGTLFAFALVNVAVIYLRRTRPELERTFRVPLFPLTPILGALMCAYLMANLGADTWVTFGIWMLVGLAAYFGYGRRHSRVAALSHEEYRELSSRELSSAPSIPELSKADLS, encoded by the coding sequence ATGACTGTGCCCACCTACACAGAACAGCGGCCGGCGGCGCCGGCTGGCCGCCCCGGCCTGGCAGCCCAGCTGCTTCGCCGCAAGCCGATCGGACAGATGGTCAATGAAGCCGAGACAGGCCACGGCGGACCCCGCCTGGTCCGCAGCTTCGGCGTCCTTCAGCTGACGATGATCAGCGTGGGCGCGACACTTGGGACCGGCATCCTGGTGATCCTGGGCGAATCGGTTCCGCTGGCCGGGCCGGCCATCTGGATTTCATTCGCCATCGCCGGCTTCGCGGCCCTGTTGTCCGCCGTGTCCTACGCCGAGATGGCTGGCCTGGTTCCCGTGGCGGGCTCCAGCTACTCCTACAGTTACGCCACCCTGGGCGAGGGCATGGCCTGGATCTGCGGCTGGTGCCTCGTGCTCGAGTACGCCGTCTCGGTGGCGGCCGTGGCCGTAGGCGCCGGACAATACGTCAACGAGACGCTCGCTGTGTTCGGCCAGGTCCTGCCGGACGCCATCTCGCAGCCGCCCGGCGACGGCGGCGTCATGAACATCCCGGCCATGGTCATTGTCCTGCTGGCCATGATCCTGCTGATACGGGGCGCCAGGGAAAGCGCCTGGGTCAACACGGCCATCGTGATTATCAAGGTGGCCATCCTGATCTTCTTCTGCGCAGTCGCCTTCACGGCCTTCAACGCCGGCAACTTCGAGCCTCTCCTGCCCATGGGCGCTGCCGGGGTCTCCGCCGCCGCTTCCGGAGTGTTCTTTTCCTACATCGGCTTCGACGCGGCCTCCACCGCCGGCGAGGAAGCCCGCAACCCCAAGCGCGACCTGCCCCGCGCCATCATGCTCTCCATGCTGATCGTCACCACCATCTACGTCCTCGTCGCCGTGGCCGCCGTGGGCGCCCGGCCCTGGGGATGGTTCGACGGCAATGAAGCCGCACTGGTCAAGATCCTCGAAGAGACCACCGGCCAGCCCTGGATCGCCCTGGTCTTCGCCGTCGGTGCCGTCCTTGCCATCGCCAGCATCGTGCTGACCGTCCTGTACGGGCAGACCCGCATCCTTCTCTCCATGGCCCGCGACGGCCTCATCCCCAAAGTCTTCGGCCGCGTCTCCCGGAGGACCGGCACCCCGGTTGCAGGCACGCTGATCGTCGGCACCCTCGTGGCCCTGACAGCCGGCCTGGTTCCCCTGGGCGCCCTGGCCGACGCCACCAGCATCGGCACCCTCTTCGCCTTCGCCCTGGTGAACGTGGCCGTCATCTACCTGCGCCGCACCCGGCCCGAGCTCGAGCGGACCTTCCGGGTGCCGCTGTTCCCGCTGACGCCCATCCTGGGCGCGCTGATGTGCGCGTACCTGATGGCCAACCTGGGCGCCGACACGTGGGTGACCTTCGGCATCTGGATGCTGGTGGGGCTCGCCGCCTACTTCGGCTACGGCCGCCGCCATTCCAGGGTGGCCGCGCTGAGCCATGAGGAATACCGTGAACTATCCAGCCGTGAACTTTCCAGCGCTCCGTCCATCCCCGAACTGTCAAAGGCAGACCTTTCATGA
- the purU gene encoding formyltetrahydrofolate deformylase, giving the protein MIDDQLAKAYVVTLSCPDRPGIVHAVAGALLVAGCNITDSQQYGSQSTGTFFMRVEATTPASRAEVQAALEPVAEAFGMQWSLHPVGQKVRTLLMASKSAHCLNDLLFLQRSGTLPIEVPAIVSNHRDLAGLAEFYGIPFHYIPVTADTKVQAEDQLRKIIAEEGIELTVLARYMQIISDDLCTELTGKAINIHHSFLPSFKGAKPYHQAHARGVKLIGATAHYVTAALDEGPIIEQEVIRVDHARTPEQFVQMGRDVEGRTLAQAVQWHAEHRVLLDGNRTVVFN; this is encoded by the coding sequence GTGATTGATGACCAGCTCGCCAAAGCGTACGTAGTAACCCTGTCCTGCCCCGACCGCCCCGGAATCGTCCACGCCGTCGCCGGCGCCCTTCTGGTGGCCGGCTGCAATATTACGGACTCGCAGCAGTACGGCAGCCAGTCCACCGGGACGTTCTTCATGCGCGTGGAAGCCACTACCCCCGCTTCCCGGGCCGAGGTCCAGGCCGCGCTGGAACCTGTTGCCGAGGCCTTCGGCATGCAGTGGAGCCTCCACCCGGTGGGCCAGAAGGTCCGCACGCTGCTCATGGCGAGCAAGTCCGCGCACTGCCTCAACGACCTCCTGTTCCTGCAGCGCTCCGGCACCCTGCCCATCGAGGTCCCGGCGATCGTCTCCAACCACCGCGACCTCGCCGGATTGGCTGAGTTCTACGGCATTCCCTTCCACTACATTCCGGTCACCGCGGACACCAAGGTGCAGGCCGAGGACCAGCTGCGGAAGATCATTGCCGAAGAAGGCATCGAGCTGACCGTGCTGGCGCGCTACATGCAGATCATCTCCGACGACCTGTGCACCGAGCTGACAGGCAAGGCCATCAACATCCACCATTCCTTCCTGCCTTCCTTTAAAGGCGCCAAGCCCTACCACCAGGCCCACGCCCGCGGCGTGAAGCTGATCGGCGCCACCGCGCACTACGTCACCGCCGCGCTGGACGAGGGCCCCATCATCGAACAGGAAGTGATCCGCGTGGACCACGCGCGGACTCCGGAGCAGTTTGTGCAGATGGGCAGGGATGTGGAAGGACGCACGCTCGCCCAGGCGGTGCAGTGGCACGCCGAGCACCGGGTGCTCCTGGACGGCAACCGGACCGTGGTCTTCAACTGA
- a CDS encoding gamma carbonic anhydrase family protein, whose amino-acid sequence MAPIYSFAGDTPDIHPSVFVAPTASVIGRATLAEDASAFYGVSVRADTAAISVGAGSNLQDNVVLHADPGFPCSVGARVSVGHSAVVHGCTVEDDCLIGMSATILNGAVIGAGSLVAAGAVVLEGTVVPPRSLVAGVPAKVRRELTDEEFDGVKHNAAHYRELAQAHREVHSG is encoded by the coding sequence ATGGCTCCCATCTATTCTTTCGCCGGCGACACCCCGGACATCCATCCCTCAGTTTTCGTGGCGCCGACGGCGTCCGTCATCGGCCGTGCCACCCTCGCCGAAGACGCCAGCGCCTTTTACGGCGTCTCAGTGCGGGCGGACACGGCTGCGATCAGCGTCGGCGCCGGCAGCAACCTGCAGGACAACGTGGTGCTGCACGCCGATCCCGGGTTCCCGTGCAGCGTCGGGGCCCGGGTCAGCGTCGGGCACAGCGCCGTCGTGCACGGCTGCACCGTTGAGGATGACTGCCTCATCGGCATGAGCGCCACCATCCTCAACGGCGCAGTGATTGGCGCCGGCTCGCTCGTGGCGGCCGGCGCCGTCGTCCTGGAAGGCACGGTCGTTCCGCCGCGGTCCCTGGTGGCCGGCGTCCCCGCCAAGGTCCGCCGGGAACTCACGGATGAGGAGTTCGACGGCGTGAAGCACAACGCGGCCCATTACCGCGAGCTCGCGCAGGCCCACCGCGAGGTCCACTCCGGCTGA
- a CDS encoding response regulator transcription factor has translation MIRILLADDQTLIRAGFRALLSAEPDMTVVAECGTGRDAVRLAAREHPDVVLMDIRMPDGDGLEATRQIMAGKDLTGTRIIILTTFELDEYIAEAVRAGAAGFLVKDTEPEELLRAVRVVHDGDALLSPSVTRRIMAQLAVQSRAAAPPASLDQITEREREVLRLVGEGLNNAEIAERLFITPLTAKTHVSRIMTKLLVRDRAQLVVLAYESGLVRPGWAADGVTL, from the coding sequence ATGATCCGCATCCTGCTGGCGGACGATCAGACCCTTATCCGCGCCGGATTCCGCGCCCTGTTGAGCGCGGAACCGGACATGACGGTGGTGGCCGAGTGCGGCACCGGCCGTGATGCCGTGCGGCTGGCGGCCCGCGAACATCCCGATGTGGTGCTCATGGATATCCGCATGCCGGACGGCGACGGGCTCGAGGCCACCCGGCAGATCATGGCCGGCAAGGACCTCACGGGCACGCGCATCATCATCCTGACCACCTTTGAACTGGACGAATACATCGCCGAGGCCGTCCGGGCCGGCGCCGCGGGATTCCTGGTCAAGGACACCGAGCCGGAGGAGTTGCTCCGTGCGGTGCGCGTGGTCCACGACGGCGACGCGCTGCTGTCGCCATCGGTCACCCGCCGCATTATGGCCCAGCTCGCGGTCCAGTCGCGGGCGGCGGCACCGCCGGCCTCTCTGGACCAGATCACGGAGCGCGAACGCGAGGTCCTGCGGCTCGTGGGCGAGGGGCTGAACAACGCCGAGATCGCCGAGCGGCTGTTCATCACGCCGCTCACGGCCAAGACCCACGTCTCCCGGATCATGACCAAGCTGCTGGTCCGGGACCGGGCGCAGCTGGTGGTGCTCGCCTACGAATCGGGGCTGGTGCGTCCTGGCTGGGCGGCTGACGGCGTGACCCTCTGA
- a CDS encoding SHOCT domain-containing protein, with translation MFTDLATTVTAAASQLPADLAAHGPWGGGGFSPWFLLFPLFWILVIGLFIFFARRTWRRNHEWATARGGESLLRERYARGEINESEYRERLKVLRGDQK, from the coding sequence ATGTTTACCGACCTTGCCACCACCGTTACGGCAGCGGCCTCCCAGCTTCCTGCCGACCTTGCCGCCCATGGACCTTGGGGCGGCGGCGGATTCTCGCCCTGGTTCCTGCTTTTTCCGCTGTTCTGGATCCTGGTGATCGGACTGTTCATCTTTTTCGCCCGGCGTACCTGGCGGCGGAACCACGAATGGGCCACCGCCCGGGGCGGGGAAAGCCTCCTCCGGGAGCGCTACGCACGCGGCGAGATCAACGAATCTGAGTACCGTGAGCGGCTCAAGGTGCTGCGCGGCGACCAAAAATAA
- a CDS encoding bifunctional methylenetetrahydrofolate dehydrogenase/methenyltetrahydrofolate cyclohydrolase, translating into MAQTAKILDGKAAAAAIKSELAERVAALKAHGVTPGIATVLVGADPASQLYVSMKHKQSVEIGMNSIQRELPADATQAQVEALIDELNADPACHGYIVQLPLPKHLDTDAILERIDPAKDADGLHPTNLGRLVLNVNGEITSPLPCTPRGVIELLERNGYSLSGKHVVVVGRGVTIGRSIGLLLTRRAVNATVTLTHTGTKNLSELLRQADVIVGAAGAKHIVKAADIKPGAAVLDVGVTRETDPETGKSKVHGDIDPAAAEVAGWISPNPGGVGPMTVALLMTNVVEAAERKAGLA; encoded by the coding sequence ATGGCGCAGACCGCGAAGATCCTTGACGGCAAGGCAGCCGCTGCCGCCATCAAATCCGAGCTGGCTGAGCGTGTCGCGGCGTTGAAGGCCCATGGCGTCACCCCGGGCATCGCCACTGTGCTCGTGGGCGCGGACCCTGCCTCGCAGCTGTACGTGTCCATGAAGCACAAGCAGTCTGTGGAGATCGGGATGAACTCGATCCAGCGTGAGCTTCCGGCGGACGCCACCCAGGCCCAGGTTGAGGCTCTCATTGACGAACTCAATGCGGACCCCGCCTGCCATGGTTACATCGTGCAGCTGCCGCTGCCCAAACACCTGGACACCGACGCCATCCTCGAGCGGATCGACCCCGCCAAGGATGCCGACGGGCTGCACCCGACCAACCTTGGCCGGCTGGTGCTCAACGTCAACGGCGAGATCACCTCGCCGCTGCCGTGCACGCCCCGCGGCGTCATCGAGCTCCTGGAGCGGAACGGCTACAGCCTCTCGGGCAAGCACGTCGTGGTGGTCGGCCGCGGCGTCACGATCGGCCGCTCGATCGGGCTGCTGCTCACCCGGCGCGCCGTGAACGCCACCGTGACGCTGACGCACACCGGCACCAAGAACCTCTCGGAGCTGCTCCGGCAGGCGGACGTCATTGTGGGCGCGGCAGGTGCAAAGCACATCGTCAAGGCTGCGGACATCAAGCCTGGCGCGGCCGTGCTGGACGTCGGCGTCACCCGTGAAACCGACCCCGAGACGGGCAAGAGCAAGGTCCATGGCGACATCGATCCCGCCGCCGCCGAGGTGGCAGGCTGGATTTCGCCGAACCCCGGCGGGGTCGGTCCCATGACCGTGGCTCTGCTCATGACCAACGTGGTCGAAGCCGCGGAACGAAAAGCGGGACTCGCTTAG
- the alr gene encoding alanine racemase, producing the protein MRRNAQQTGAPNAALSGQVSVDLAAISDNVRALRSLTAATHFMAVVKGNAYGHGLVDVAQAALAAGADWLGTAQLTEALALRRAGITAPVLSWLYLATASSDIIREAVDNDVDMSVGSTAQLDVVAAIARSLGRPAAVHLELDSGLSRGGARAEDWPDLVAAARTAEVAGTLTVRGVWTHLAWADVPAHPGNAAAVAAFEEAVRQAREAGLDPQLRHVSSSANILDRPEFAFDMVRAGLAIYGLAPADHLDPADYGLRPALTVTAPVVLVKKVPAGTGVSYEHQAITYEERFLGLIPLGYADGIPKGISGRSIVRVGGRRVPVIGKVCMDQFMVDLGPESGGVCVGDTAVLFGDPGTGAASADEWGAAIGSHGDEIINRIAPRLPRAYECPDYEDPRDGVPHVA; encoded by the coding sequence ATGAGACGTAATGCACAACAGACAGGCGCCCCAAACGCGGCGCTTTCCGGCCAGGTCAGCGTTGATCTGGCCGCGATTTCGGACAATGTCCGGGCCCTCCGCTCCCTCACCGCTGCCACGCATTTCATGGCGGTGGTGAAGGGCAACGCCTACGGCCACGGGCTCGTGGACGTGGCGCAGGCGGCGCTCGCGGCCGGCGCCGACTGGCTCGGGACCGCCCAGCTCACCGAGGCCCTCGCCTTGCGCCGCGCCGGCATCACAGCCCCGGTTCTTTCCTGGCTATATCTCGCCACAGCGTCCAGCGACATCATCCGCGAAGCGGTGGACAACGACGTCGATATGTCAGTCGGCAGCACCGCCCAGCTGGACGTGGTGGCGGCCATTGCCCGGTCGTTGGGACGGCCGGCAGCCGTCCACCTCGAGCTGGACAGCGGGCTGAGCCGAGGTGGCGCCCGCGCCGAGGACTGGCCGGACCTCGTGGCCGCCGCACGCACGGCCGAGGTGGCCGGAACCCTGACGGTGCGGGGCGTCTGGACCCACCTCGCCTGGGCCGACGTTCCGGCCCACCCGGGCAACGCCGCGGCCGTGGCCGCCTTCGAGGAAGCCGTCCGCCAGGCGCGGGAGGCCGGACTGGATCCGCAGCTCAGGCATGTTTCCAGCTCCGCCAACATCCTGGACCGCCCCGAATTCGCGTTCGACATGGTCCGGGCGGGCCTGGCCATCTATGGCCTGGCCCCCGCCGACCACCTTGATCCGGCGGACTACGGGCTCCGCCCGGCCCTGACAGTGACGGCTCCCGTGGTGCTCGTGAAGAAGGTCCCGGCGGGCACCGGAGTGAGCTATGAGCACCAGGCCATCACCTACGAGGAGCGGTTCCTGGGGCTGATCCCGCTCGGCTACGCGGACGGCATTCCGAAGGGCATTTCCGGCCGCAGCATCGTCCGTGTCGGCGGCAGGCGGGTTCCCGTGATCGGCAAGGTATGCATGGACCAGTTCATGGTGGATCTGGGCCCGGAATCCGGCGGCGTCTGCGTCGGCGACACAGCCGTCCTGTTTGGTGATCCGGGCACGGGTGCGGCCAGCGCGGACGAATGGGGCGCGGCGATCGGCAGCCACGGCGACGAAATCATCAACAGGATTGCCCCGCGCCTCCCCCGGGCCTACGAGTGCCCGGATTACGAGGATCCCCGGGACGGTGTGCCGCATGTCGCCTGA
- a CDS encoding sensor histidine kinase, whose product MQRRFRGPPTAVIVAVVALIQVVGTVFASARQPDHRPLDALAVALLLAGPAALSQRRRAPLVMLPVAAAAAGAYLALGYAWGPVVLSLALAIVFSAAAGKRWQTWAVAGACGTALVAVSLSRGDEAALLRAFAGTAWLAILVLLGEGARLRSERVAERRRQREAREQAARDEYRLTLARDIHDVVAHSLSLINVRASVALHLGEKDPEQFRPALEAIKAASKDSLAEIRQLLGVLRDDAPLSPAPPPRLSQIPALADNARRAGLEVRVSQPDPDAAPQIPDAVQEAAYRIVQELSLIHI is encoded by the coding sequence ATGCAGCGCCGTTTCCGTGGACCGCCCACCGCCGTCATCGTGGCCGTGGTGGCGCTGATCCAGGTGGTCGGCACGGTTTTCGCCTCCGCGAGGCAGCCTGACCACCGGCCGCTGGATGCCCTCGCCGTCGCCCTGCTGCTGGCGGGTCCGGCCGCTTTATCGCAGCGCCGGCGCGCCCCGCTGGTCATGCTTCCCGTCGCGGCAGCCGCTGCGGGGGCGTATTTGGCGCTCGGTTACGCCTGGGGTCCGGTGGTTCTGTCGCTGGCGCTGGCCATCGTGTTCTCCGCTGCTGCGGGCAAGCGCTGGCAAACCTGGGCCGTGGCTGGAGCGTGCGGCACGGCGCTGGTGGCCGTGTCACTGTCGCGCGGCGATGAGGCAGCCTTGCTCCGGGCCTTCGCCGGCACTGCGTGGCTGGCCATCCTGGTGCTCCTGGGGGAGGGGGCCAGGCTCCGTAGTGAACGCGTGGCCGAACGGCGCCGGCAGCGGGAGGCCCGGGAGCAGGCGGCCCGCGACGAGTACCGCCTCACCCTCGCCCGCGACATCCATGACGTCGTGGCGCATTCGCTATCCCTGATCAACGTCCGCGCCTCGGTGGCGCTCCATCTGGGCGAGAAGGATCCCGAGCAGTTCCGCCCGGCACTGGAAGCGATCAAGGCTGCGAGCAAGGACTCGCTCGCCGAGATCCGCCAGCTCCTCGGCGTCCTGCGGGACGACGCCCCGCTTAGCCCGGCGCCTCCGCCGCGGCTGTCGCAGATCCCGGCGCTCGCGGACAACGCCCGGCGGGCAGGGCTGGAGGTGAGGGTGAGCCAGCCGGATCCGGACGCAGCCCCCCAGATTCCGGACGCGGTCCAGGAGGCCGCCTACCGGATAGTCCAGGAGCTGTCTCTTATACACATCTAG
- a CDS encoding NAD(P)/FAD-dependent oxidoreductase produces MTIATELPAFDPSSTSTGPAPAAADRADRAPVTMLNPDFPFSYDHYLSHPDGLGSLPPELYGTEVAVVGAGLSGLVTAYELMKLGLRPVVYEADQIGGRLRTASFPSAPGVVADLGGMRFPVSGKAFYHYVDLLGLETQEFPNPLAPATSSTVIELAGQKHYATTPADLPPFFREVADAWKAAVNDGARFSEMQEAIRARDTARIKELWNELLPLLDEQTFYGFIAGSESFKAAGFAHREAFGQVGFGTGGWDTDFPNSILEILRVVYTDADDQHRLIAGGAQRLPEALWHHAPSGMAHWPEGTSLASLHSGSPRGAVDRISRDANGDLRLRERWGRESSYPAVVTTCQSWLLSTRIHTEEALFPAELWTAIERSHYMQSSKTFVMVDRPFWKDIDPETGREVLSMTLTDRLNRATYLLDNGPDQPAVILLSYTWNDDALKWLALDADQRVELMLHSLEQIYPGVDIASHIVGQPITVSWEADPNFMGAFKANLPGHYRYQQRLFTHFKQDHLPESQRGIFLAGDDVSFTAGWAEGAVTTGLNAVWGVVNHLGGSSAAGNPGPGDLLDALGPISLD; encoded by the coding sequence ATGACCATCGCTACCGAACTGCCGGCCTTCGATCCGTCCAGCACCTCGACCGGACCTGCACCTGCGGCCGCCGACCGGGCGGACCGTGCCCCCGTCACCATGCTGAATCCGGACTTCCCCTTCAGCTATGACCATTACCTCTCCCACCCGGACGGGCTGGGGTCCCTTCCGCCGGAACTGTACGGAACCGAAGTCGCTGTCGTCGGCGCCGGGCTGTCCGGGCTGGTCACGGCCTACGAACTGATGAAGCTCGGGCTGCGGCCGGTCGTCTACGAGGCCGACCAGATCGGCGGCCGCCTGCGCACGGCGAGCTTCCCGTCGGCCCCGGGCGTGGTGGCGGACCTGGGCGGCATGCGTTTCCCGGTATCCGGCAAGGCGTTCTACCACTACGTGGACCTGCTGGGACTCGAGACCCAGGAGTTCCCCAACCCGCTGGCTCCCGCAACGTCCAGCACGGTGATCGAACTGGCCGGGCAGAAGCATTACGCGACCACCCCGGCCGACCTTCCGCCGTTCTTCCGCGAGGTGGCCGACGCCTGGAAAGCCGCCGTCAACGACGGCGCCAGGTTCAGCGAGATGCAGGAGGCCATCAGGGCACGGGATACCGCCCGGATCAAGGAACTCTGGAATGAGCTCCTGCCGCTGCTGGACGAGCAGACGTTCTACGGCTTCATCGCCGGCAGCGAGTCATTCAAGGCAGCGGGCTTTGCCCACCGCGAGGCGTTCGGCCAGGTGGGCTTCGGCACCGGCGGCTGGGACACGGACTTCCCCAACTCCATCCTCGAGATCCTGCGCGTCGTATATACCGACGCCGATGACCAGCACCGCCTCATCGCCGGAGGGGCGCAACGCCTCCCCGAGGCACTGTGGCACCACGCGCCGTCGGGCATGGCCCACTGGCCGGAAGGGACATCGCTGGCGTCCCTGCACTCCGGCTCCCCGCGGGGAGCCGTGGACCGGATCAGCCGGGACGCCAACGGCGACCTCCGCCTCCGTGAGCGGTGGGGACGCGAATCGTCCTACCCGGCCGTGGTCACCACCTGCCAGTCGTGGCTGCTCTCCACGCGAATCCACACGGAGGAGGCGCTGTTCCCGGCGGAGCTCTGGACGGCGATCGAACGCTCGCACTACATGCAGTCCTCCAAGACGTTCGTCATGGTGGACCGGCCGTTCTGGAAGGACATCGACCCGGAAACCGGCCGCGAGGTGCTGTCCATGACCCTGACCGACCGGCTCAACCGCGCCACCTATCTCCTGGACAACGGCCCGGACCAGCCCGCGGTGATCCTGCTGTCCTACACGTGGAACGATGACGCGCTCAAATGGCTCGCGCTTGACGCTGACCAGCGCGTGGAGCTCATGCTTCACTCGCTCGAGCAGATCTATCCCGGCGTGGACATCGCCAGCCACATCGTGGGCCAGCCCATCACGGTTTCCTGGGAAGCGGACCCCAATTTCATGGGCGCGTTCAAGGCGAACCTGCCCGGGCACTACCGCTACCAGCAGCGGCTCTTCACGCACTTCAAGCAGGACCACCTGCCGGAAAGCCAGCGCGGGATCTTCCTGGCCGGCGACGACGTTTCGTTCACCGCCGGCTGGGCCGAGGGCGCCGTGACCACCGGGCTGAATGCGGTGTGGGGAGTTGTGAACCACCTCGGCGGATCGTCCGCCGCGGGGAACCCCGGCCCCGGCGACCTGCTCGACGCGCTCGGACCCATCAGCCTGGACTAG
- the glyA gene encoding serine hydroxymethyltransferase has protein sequence MTTSPTSVSTSSTVSNQPLAELDPEIAAVLDQELGRQRGTLEMIASENFAPRAVMEAQGSVLTNKYAEGYPGRRYYGGCEYVDIAEQLAIDRVKELFGAEYANVQPHSGAQANAAALSAMITPGDKILGLSLAHGGHLTHGMKLNFSGKLYNVAAYQVEQDNFRIDMDKLREQAIAERPQVIIAGWSAYPRHLDFAAFRSIADEVGALLWTDMAHFAGLVAAGLHPSPVPHSDVVTSTVHKTLAGPRSGVILAKQEWAKKLNSNVFPGQQGGPLMHVIAAKAVAFKIAGTAEFKERQERVLEGAKIIADRLNQSDVAEAGVSVLTGGTDVHLVLVDLRNSQLDGQQAEDLLHSVGITVNRNAVPFDPRPPMVTSGLRIGTPALATRGFGAQEFTEVAEIIATALKAGSGTDVEALQARVDKLAADFPLYPQHEQW, from the coding sequence GTGACTACTTCACCGACTTCCGTCAGCACTTCCTCCACCGTCAGCAACCAGCCGCTGGCTGAGCTCGATCCCGAGATCGCCGCAGTCCTGGACCAGGAGCTTGGCCGCCAGCGCGGCACCCTGGAAATGATCGCCTCCGAAAACTTCGCGCCGCGCGCCGTGATGGAAGCCCAGGGCTCCGTCCTGACCAACAAGTACGCCGAGGGTTACCCGGGCCGCCGCTACTACGGCGGCTGCGAGTACGTCGACATCGCCGAGCAACTCGCAATCGACCGCGTCAAGGAACTGTTCGGCGCGGAGTACGCCAACGTCCAGCCCCACTCCGGCGCGCAGGCCAACGCCGCGGCACTCTCCGCCATGATCACCCCCGGTGACAAGATCCTGGGCCTGTCCCTCGCGCACGGCGGCCACCTCACCCACGGCATGAAGCTCAACTTCTCCGGCAAGCTCTACAACGTGGCTGCGTACCAGGTGGAGCAGGACAACTTCCGCATCGACATGGACAAGCTGCGCGAACAGGCCATCGCCGAAAGGCCGCAGGTGATCATTGCCGGCTGGTCCGCCTACCCGCGCCACCTCGACTTCGCCGCCTTCCGCTCCATCGCCGATGAAGTGGGCGCCCTCCTCTGGACCGACATGGCGCACTTCGCCGGCCTCGTTGCCGCGGGCCTGCACCCGAGCCCGGTGCCGCACTCCGACGTCGTCACCTCCACCGTGCACAAGACCCTCGCCGGCCCGCGCTCCGGCGTGATCCTGGCCAAGCAGGAATGGGCCAAGAAGCTCAACTCCAACGTCTTCCCGGGGCAGCAGGGCGGCCCGCTCATGCACGTCATCGCGGCGAAGGCCGTGGCCTTCAAGATCGCCGGCACCGCGGAGTTCAAGGAGCGCCAGGAGCGCGTCCTCGAAGGCGCCAAGATCATCGCCGACCGCCTCAACCAGTCCGATGTGGCCGAGGCCGGCGTTTCCGTCCTCACCGGCGGCACCGACGTGCACCTGGTCCTGGTTGATCTGCGCAACTCGCAGCTGGACGGCCAGCAGGCCGAAGACCTCCTGCACTCCGTGGGCATCACGGTCAACCGCAACGCCGTCCCATTCGACCCCCGCCCGCCGATGGTCACCTCGGGCCTGCGCATCGGCACCCCGGCACTGGCTACCCGCGGCTTCGGCGCGCAGGAATTCACCGAGGTCGCGGAGATCATCGCCACCGCGCTGAAGGCCGGCTCGGGCACCGACGTCGAGGCCCTGCAGGCCCGCGTGGACAAGCTCGCCGCCGACTTCCCGCTGTACCCGCAGCACGAGCAGTGGTGA